The proteins below come from a single Anguilla rostrata isolate EN2019 chromosome 3, ASM1855537v3, whole genome shotgun sequence genomic window:
- the trim105 gene encoding tripartite motif containing 105, translated as MASDNKKPSLKEDLTCSICYELFSDPVMLACMHHFCRACISTYWRGIRGTVSCPQCRHEFPDRQLQTNFLVSGMVEKVRASSGEGYQKNLQNQLKDSLESHCAKREEYLNMIRQDKEQVDTIKRVGAELQARVQAEFQALRELLQQEEQEVLGELRREQEELLERAERRLEQLRAAVREAEESVRVLQQAADAVETSVLLELPEVNFRPSLQVEKGAEFDVSAFAGRYSGPLQYITWRRMYRLLRPAPAALTFDPETAHPSLCLSRDKTSVVECQEMLPYKRNPKRFTQCVNVLAAQGFPSGRHYWEVGVAGNAKWDLGVALEAVDRRARAKLSPENGYWTLRLRDGGRYWAGTQPWTPLRVDPPPRTVGVFLDCEERLVSFYNAESMRLIYSFRHGPRGRAYPFFSTCVSERGQKPQPIKLLHFPQDPL; from the exons ATGGCGAGCGATAACAAGAAGCCGTCGCTTAAAGAAGACCTGACCTGTTCCATCTGCTACGAGCTCTTCAGCGACCCCGTCATGCTGGCATGCATGCATCACTTCTGTCGGGCTTGCATCTCCACATACTGGAGGGGTATCCGGGGTACCGTGTCCTGCCCGCAGTGCAGGCATGAGTTCCCCGACCGGCAGCTCCAGACCAACTTCCTCGTGTCGGGCATGGTGGAGAAAGTGAGGGCAAGCTCCGGCGAAGGCTACCAGAAGAACCTACAG AATCAGCTGAAGGATTCCCTGGAGTCCCACTGCGCCAAGCGGGAGGAGTACCTGAACATGATTCGCCAGGACAAAGAGCAGGTGGACACCATAAAG aggGTGGGTGCGGAGCTCCAGGCGCGGGTGCAGGCTGAGTTCCAGGCTCTGCGGGAGCTcctgcagcaggaggagcaggaggtgctGGGGGAGCTGCGGCGCgagcaggaggagctgctggagcggGCGGAGCGGAGGCTGGAGCAGCTGCGGGCGGCCGTGCGCGAGGCGGAGGAGAGCGTGCGCGTGCTGCAGCAGGCTGCTGACGCCGTGGAGACCAGCgtgctgctggag CTTCCGGAGGTGAATTTCAG GCCCTCCCTGCAGGTGGAGAAGGGGGCGGAGTTTGACGTGAGCGCCTTCGCCGGCAGGTACTCCGGCCCCCTGCAGTACATCACCTGGAGGAGGATGTACCGGCTGCTCAGACCGG CCCCCGCtgctctgacctttgacccggaAACGGCTCACCCGAGCCTGTGCCTGTCCCGGGACAAGACCAGCGTGGTGGAGTGCCAGGAGATGCTGCCGTACAAGCGGAACCCCAAGCGCTTCACGCAGTGCGTCAACGTCCTGGCGGCGCAGGGCTTCCCCTCCGGCCGCCACTACTgggaggtgggcgtggccggcaACGCCAAGTGGGACCTGGGCGTGGCGCTGGAGGCGGTGGACCGGCGGGCCCGGGCCAAGCTGAGCCCGGAGAACGGGTACTGGACGCTGCGCCTGCGCGACGGCGGGCGCTACTGGGCCGGCACGCAGCCCTGGACCCCGCTGCGGGTGGACCCGCCGCCCCGCACCGTGGGCGTGTTCCTGGACTGCGAGGAGCGCCTGGTGTCCTTCTACAACGCCGAGAGCATGCGGCTCATCTACAGCTTCCGCCACGGCCCCCGCGGCCGCGCCTACCCCTTCTTCAGCACCTGCGTGAGCGAGCGCGGGCAGAAGCCTCAGCCAATCAAGCTGCTCCACTTCCCCCAAGACCCCCTCTGA